A genomic stretch from Limanda limanda chromosome 11, fLimLim1.1, whole genome shotgun sequence includes:
- the LOC133014388 gene encoding trypsin-1 isoform X2 yields the protein MRSLVFVLLIGAAFALEDDKIVGGYECTPHSQAHQVSLNSGYHFCGGSLVNENWVVSAAHCYKSRVEVRMGEHNLRVNEGTEQFISSARVIRHPNYSSYNINNDIMLIKLSKPATLNQNVKAVALPTSCAPAGTMCTVSGWGNTMSSSDNKLQCLDLPILSFRDCDNSYPGMITDAMFCAGFLEGGKDSCQGDSGGPVVCNGELQGVVSWGYGCAERGNPGVYAKVCLFNDWLTSTMSSY from the exons ATGAGGTCTCTTGTCTTCGTTCTGCTCATCGGAGCTGCTT TTGCCTTGGAGGACGACAAGATCGTTGGAGGGTATGAGTGCACACCTCATTCCCAGGCCCATCAGGTGTCTCTGAACTCTGGCTACCACTTCTGTGGAGGCTCCCTGGTCAACGAGAACTGGGTTgtgtctgctgctcactgctacAAGTC cCGTGTGGAGGTGCGTATGGGCGAGCACAACCTCAGGGTCAATGAGGGAACCGAGCAGTTCATCAGCTCCGCCCGTGTCATCCGCCACCCCAACTACAGCTCCTACAACATCAACAACGACATCATGCTGATCAAGCTGAGCAAGCCTGCCACCCTCAACCAGAACGTGAAGGCTGTGGCTCTGCCCACCAGCTGTGCCCCCGCTGGCACCATGTGCACCGTCTCTGGATGGGGCAACACCATGAGCTCCAGTGA TAACAAGCTGCAGTGCCTGGATCTCCCCATCCTGTCTTTCAGGGACTGTGATAACTCCTACCCTGGCATGATCACCGATGCCATGTTCTGCGCTGGATTcctggagggaggaaaggactCTTGCCAG GGTGACTCCGGTGGCCCCGTCGTGTGCAACGGTGAGCTGCAGGGTGTTGTGTCCTGGGGCTACGGATGTGCTGAGAGGGGAAATCCTGGTGTCTACGCCAAG GTCTGCCTCTTCAACGACTGGCTGACGAGCACCATGAGCAGTTATTAA
- the LOC133014388 gene encoding trypsin-1 isoform X3 encodes MRSLVFVLLIGAAFALEDDKIVGGYECTPHSQAHQVSLNSGYHFCGGSLVNENWVVSAAHCYKSRVEVRMGEHNLRVNEGTEQFISSARVIRHPNYSSYNINNDIMLIKLSKPATLNQNVKAVALPTSCAPAGTMCTVSGWGNTMSSTDSNKLQCLDLPILSFRDCDNSYPGMITDAMFCAGFLEGGKDSCQGDSGGPVVCNGELQGVVSWGYGCAERGNPGVYAKVCLFNDWLTSTMSSY; translated from the exons ATGAGGTCTCTTGTCTTCGTTCTGCTCATCGGAGCTGCTT TTGCCTTGGAGGACGACAAGATCGTTGGAGGGTATGAGTGCACACCTCATTCCCAGGCCCATCAGGTGTCTCTGAACTCTGGCTACCACTTCTGTGGAGGCTCCCTGGTCAACGAGAACTGGGTTgtgtctgctgctcactgctacAAGTC cCGTGTGGAGGTGCGTATGGGCGAGCACAACCTCAGGGTCAATGAGGGAACCGAGCAGTTCATCAGCTCCGCCCGTGTCATCCGCCACCCCAACTACAGCTCCTACAACATCAACAACGACATCATGCTGATCAAGCTGAGCAAGCCTGCCACCCTCAACCAGAACGTGAAGGCTGTGGCTCTGCCCACCAGCTGTGCCCCCGCTGGCACCATGTGCACCGTCTCTGGATGGGGCAACACCATGAGCTCCA CCGACAGTAACAAGCTGCAGTGCCTGGATCTCCCCATCCTGTCTTTCAGGGACTGTGATAACTCCTACCCTGGCATGATCACCGATGCCATGTTCTGCGCTGGATTcctggagggaggaaaggactCTTGCCAG GGTGACTCCGGTGGCCCCGTCGTGTGCAACGGTGAGCTGCAGGGTGTTGTGTCCTGGGGCTACGGATGTGCTGAGAGGGGAAATCCTGGTGTCTACGCCAAG GTCTGCCTCTTCAACGACTGGCTGACGAGCACCATGAGCAGTTATTAA
- the LOC133014388 gene encoding trypsin-1 isoform X1: MRSLVFVLLIGAACELFALEDDKIVGGYECTPHSQAHQVSLNSGYHFCGGSLVNENWVVSAAHCYKSRVEVRMGEHNLRVNEGTEQFISSARVIRHPNYSSYNINNDIMLIKLSKPATLNQNVKAVALPTSCAPAGTMCTVSGWGNTMSSTDSNKLQCLDLPILSFRDCDNSYPGMITDAMFCAGFLEGGKDSCQGDSGGPVVCNGELQGVVSWGYGCAERGNPGVYAKVCLFNDWLTSTMSSY; the protein is encoded by the exons ATGAGGTCTCTTGTCTTCGTTCTGCTCATCGGAGCTGCTTGTGAGTTGT TTGCCTTGGAGGACGACAAGATCGTTGGAGGGTATGAGTGCACACCTCATTCCCAGGCCCATCAGGTGTCTCTGAACTCTGGCTACCACTTCTGTGGAGGCTCCCTGGTCAACGAGAACTGGGTTgtgtctgctgctcactgctacAAGTC cCGTGTGGAGGTGCGTATGGGCGAGCACAACCTCAGGGTCAATGAGGGAACCGAGCAGTTCATCAGCTCCGCCCGTGTCATCCGCCACCCCAACTACAGCTCCTACAACATCAACAACGACATCATGCTGATCAAGCTGAGCAAGCCTGCCACCCTCAACCAGAACGTGAAGGCTGTGGCTCTGCCCACCAGCTGTGCCCCCGCTGGCACCATGTGCACCGTCTCTGGATGGGGCAACACCATGAGCTCCA CCGACAGTAACAAGCTGCAGTGCCTGGATCTCCCCATCCTGTCTTTCAGGGACTGTGATAACTCCTACCCTGGCATGATCACCGATGCCATGTTCTGCGCTGGATTcctggagggaggaaaggactCTTGCCAG GGTGACTCCGGTGGCCCCGTCGTGTGCAACGGTGAGCTGCAGGGTGTTGTGTCCTGGGGCTACGGATGTGCTGAGAGGGGAAATCCTGGTGTCTACGCCAAG GTCTGCCTCTTCAACGACTGGCTGACGAGCACCATGAGCAGTTATTAA
- the LOC133014389 gene encoding trypsin-1-like isoform X2, giving the protein MRSLVFVLLIGAAFALEDDKIVGGYECTPHSQAHQVSLNSGYHFCGGSLVNENWVVSAAHCYKSRVEVRMGEHNLRVNEGTEQFISSARVIRHPNYSSYNINNDIMLIKLSKPATLNQNVKAVALPTSCAPAGTMCIVSGWGDTMSSTDSNKLQCLDLPILSFRDCDNSYPGMITDAMFCAGYLEGGKDSCQGDSGGPVVCNGELQGVVSWGYGCAERGNPGVYAKVCLFNDWLTSTMSSY; this is encoded by the exons ATGAGGTCTCTTGTCTTTGTTCTGCTCATCGGAGCTGCTT TTGCCTTGGAGGACGACAAGATCGTCGGAGGGTATGAGTGCACACCTCATTCCCAGGCCCATCAGGTGTCTCTGAACTCTGGCTACCACTTCTGTGGAGGCTCCCTGGTCAACGAGAACTGGGTTgtgtctgctgctcactgctacAAGTC cCGTGTGGAGGTGCGTATGGGCGAGCACAACCTCAGGGTCAATGAGGGAACCGAGCAGTTCATCAGCTCCGCCCGTGTCATCCGCCACCCCAACTACAGCTCCTACAACATCAACAACGACATCATGCTGATCAAGCTGAGCAAGCCTGCCACCCTCAACCAGAACGTGAAGGCTGTGGCTCTGCCCACCAGCTGTGCCCCCGCTGGCACCATGTGCATCGTCTCTGGATGGGGAGACACCATGAGCTCCA CCGACAGTAACAAGCTGCAGTGCCTGGATCTCCCCATCCTGTCTTTCAGGGACTGTGATAACTCCTACCCTGGCATGATCACCGATGCCATGTTCTGCGCTGGATAcctggagggaggaaaggactCTTGCCAG GGTGACTCCGGTGGCCCCGTCGTGTGCAACGGTGAGCTGCAGGGTGTTGTGTCCTGGGGCTACGGATGTGCTGAGAGGGGAAATCCTGGTGTCTACGCCAAG GTCTGCCTCTTCAACGACTGGCTGACGAGCACCATGAGCAGCTATTAA
- the LOC133014389 gene encoding trypsin-1-like isoform X1, with the protein MRSLVFVLLIGAAFALEDDKIVGGYECTPHSQAHQVSLNSGYHFCGGSLVNENWVVSAAHCYKSRVEVRMGEHNLRVNEGTEQFISSARVIRHPNYSSYNINNDIMLIKLSKPATLNQNVKAVALPTSCAPAGTMCIVSGWGDTMSSSDNKLQCLDLPILSFRDCDNSYPGMITDAMFCAGYLEGGKDSCQGDSGGPVVCNGELQGVVSWGYGCAERGNPGVYAKVCLFNDWLTSTMSSY; encoded by the exons ATGAGGTCTCTTGTCTTTGTTCTGCTCATCGGAGCTGCTT TTGCCTTGGAGGACGACAAGATCGTCGGAGGGTATGAGTGCACACCTCATTCCCAGGCCCATCAGGTGTCTCTGAACTCTGGCTACCACTTCTGTGGAGGCTCCCTGGTCAACGAGAACTGGGTTgtgtctgctgctcactgctacAAGTC cCGTGTGGAGGTGCGTATGGGCGAGCACAACCTCAGGGTCAATGAGGGAACCGAGCAGTTCATCAGCTCCGCCCGTGTCATCCGCCACCCCAACTACAGCTCCTACAACATCAACAACGACATCATGCTGATCAAGCTGAGCAAGCCTGCCACCCTCAACCAGAACGTGAAGGCTGTGGCTCTGCCCACCAGCTGTGCCCCCGCTGGCACCATGTGCATCGTCTCTGGATGGGGAGACACCATGAGCTCCAGTGA TAACAAGCTGCAGTGCCTGGATCTCCCCATCCTGTCTTTCAGGGACTGTGATAACTCCTACCCTGGCATGATCACCGATGCCATGTTCTGCGCTGGATAcctggagggaggaaaggactCTTGCCAG GGTGACTCCGGTGGCCCCGTCGTGTGCAACGGTGAGCTGCAGGGTGTTGTGTCCTGGGGCTACGGATGTGCTGAGAGGGGAAATCCTGGTGTCTACGCCAAG GTCTGCCTCTTCAACGACTGGCTGACGAGCACCATGAGCAGCTATTAA
- the LOC133014386 gene encoding trypsin-1-like isoform X3, with translation MRSLVFVLLIGAACELFALEDDKIVGGYECTPHSQAHQVSLNSGYHFCGGSLVNENWVVSAAHCYKSRVEVRMGEHNLRVNEGTEQYISSARVIRHPNYSSYNINNDIMLIKLSKPATLNQNVKAVALPTSCAPAGTMCIVSGWGNTMSSTDSNKLQCLDLPILSFRDCDNSYPGQITDAMFCAGYLEGGKDSCQGDSGGPVVCNGELQGVVSWGYGCAERGNPGVYAKVCLFNDWLEATMSRY, from the exons ATGAGGTCTCTTGTCTTCGTTCTGCTCATCGGAGCTGCTTGTGAGTTGT TTGCCTTGGAGGACGACAAGATCGTCGGAGGGTATGAGTGCACACCTCATTCCCAGGCCCATCAGGTGTCTCTGAACTCTGGCTACCACTTCTGTGGAGGCTCCCTGGTCAACGAGAACTGGGTTgtgtctgctgctcactgctacAAGTC cCGTGTGGAGGTGCGTATGGGCGAGCACAACCTCAGGGTCAATGAGGGAACCGAGCAGTACATCAGCTCCGCCCGTGTCATCCGCCACCCCAACTACAGCTCCTACAACATCAACAACGACATCATGCTGATCAAGCTGAGCAAGCCCGCCACCCTCAACCAGAACGTGAAGGCTGTGGCTCTGCCCACCAGCTGTGCCCCCGCTGGCACCATGTGCATCGTCTCTGGATGGGGCAACACAATGAGCTCCA CCGACAGTAACAAGCTGCAGTGCCTGGATCTCCCCATCCTCTCTTTCAGGGACTGTGATAACTCCTACCCTGGCCAGATCACCGATGCCATGTTCTGTGCTGGATAcctggagggaggaaaggactCTTGCCAG GGTGACTCCGGTGGCCCCGTCGTGTGCAACGGTGAGCTGCAGGGTGTTGTGTCCTGGGGCTACGGATGTGCTGAGAGGGGAAATCCTGGTGTCTACGCTAAG GTCTGCCTCTTCAACGACTGGCTGGAGGCCACCATGAGCAGATATTAA
- the LOC133014386 gene encoding trypsin-1-like isoform X1 has protein sequence MRSLVFVLLIGAAFALEDDKIVGGYECTPHSQAHQVSLNSGYHFCGGSLVNENWVVSAAHCYKSRVEVRMGEHNLRVNEGTEQYISSARVIRHPNYSSYNINNDIMLIKLSKPATLNQNVKAVALPTSCAPAGTMCIVSGWGNTMSSTDSNKLQCLDLPILSFRDCDNSYPGQITDAMFCAGYLEGGKDSCQGDSGGPVVCNGELQGVVSWGYGCAERGNPGVYAKVCLFNDWLEATMSRY, from the exons ATGAGGTCTCTTGTCTTCGTTCTGCTCATCGGAGCTGCTT TTGCCTTGGAGGACGACAAGATCGTCGGAGGGTATGAGTGCACACCTCATTCCCAGGCCCATCAGGTGTCTCTGAACTCTGGCTACCACTTCTGTGGAGGCTCCCTGGTCAACGAGAACTGGGTTgtgtctgctgctcactgctacAAGTC cCGTGTGGAGGTGCGTATGGGCGAGCACAACCTCAGGGTCAATGAGGGAACCGAGCAGTACATCAGCTCCGCCCGTGTCATCCGCCACCCCAACTACAGCTCCTACAACATCAACAACGACATCATGCTGATCAAGCTGAGCAAGCCCGCCACCCTCAACCAGAACGTGAAGGCTGTGGCTCTGCCCACCAGCTGTGCCCCCGCTGGCACCATGTGCATCGTCTCTGGATGGGGCAACACAATGAGCTCCA CCGACAGTAACAAGCTGCAGTGCCTGGATCTCCCCATCCTCTCTTTCAGGGACTGTGATAACTCCTACCCTGGCCAGATCACCGATGCCATGTTCTGTGCTGGATAcctggagggaggaaaggactCTTGCCAG GGTGACTCCGGTGGCCCCGTCGTGTGCAACGGTGAGCTGCAGGGTGTTGTGTCCTGGGGCTACGGATGTGCTGAGAGGGGAAATCCTGGTGTCTACGCTAAG GTCTGCCTCTTCAACGACTGGCTGGAGGCCACCATGAGCAGATATTAA
- the LOC133014386 gene encoding trypsin-1-like isoform X2, whose product MRSLVFVLLIGAAFALEDDKIVGGYECTPHSQAHQVSLNSGYHFCGGSLVNENWVVSAAHCYKSRVEVRMGEHNLRVNEGTEQYISSARVIRHPNYSSYNINNDIMLIKLSKPATLNQNVKAVALPTSCAPAGTMCIVSGWGNTMSSSDNKLQCLDLPILSFRDCDNSYPGQITDAMFCAGYLEGGKDSCQGDSGGPVVCNGELQGVVSWGYGCAERGNPGVYAKVCLFNDWLEATMSRY is encoded by the exons ATGAGGTCTCTTGTCTTCGTTCTGCTCATCGGAGCTGCTT TTGCCTTGGAGGACGACAAGATCGTCGGAGGGTATGAGTGCACACCTCATTCCCAGGCCCATCAGGTGTCTCTGAACTCTGGCTACCACTTCTGTGGAGGCTCCCTGGTCAACGAGAACTGGGTTgtgtctgctgctcactgctacAAGTC cCGTGTGGAGGTGCGTATGGGCGAGCACAACCTCAGGGTCAATGAGGGAACCGAGCAGTACATCAGCTCCGCCCGTGTCATCCGCCACCCCAACTACAGCTCCTACAACATCAACAACGACATCATGCTGATCAAGCTGAGCAAGCCCGCCACCCTCAACCAGAACGTGAAGGCTGTGGCTCTGCCCACCAGCTGTGCCCCCGCTGGCACCATGTGCATCGTCTCTGGATGGGGCAACACAATGAGCTCCAGTGA TAACAAGCTGCAGTGCCTGGATCTCCCCATCCTCTCTTTCAGGGACTGTGATAACTCCTACCCTGGCCAGATCACCGATGCCATGTTCTGTGCTGGATAcctggagggaggaaaggactCTTGCCAG GGTGACTCCGGTGGCCCCGTCGTGTGCAACGGTGAGCTGCAGGGTGTTGTGTCCTGGGGCTACGGATGTGCTGAGAGGGGAAATCCTGGTGTCTACGCTAAG GTCTGCCTCTTCAACGACTGGCTGGAGGCCACCATGAGCAGATATTAA
- the LOC133014476 gene encoding trypsin-1-like isoform X1 — translation MRSLVFVLLIGAAFALEDDKIVGGYECTPHSQAHQVSLNSGYHFCGGSLVNENWVVSAAHCYKSRVEVRMGEHNLRVNEGTEQYISSARVIRHPNYSSYNINNDIMLIKLSKPATLNQNVKAVALPTSCAPAGTMCIVSGWGDTMSSSDNKLQCLDLPILSFRDCDNSYPGQITDAMFCAGYLEGGKDSCQGDSGGPVVCNGELQGVVSWGYGCAERGNPGVYAKVCLFNDWLEATMSSY, via the exons ATGAGGTCTCTTGTCTTCGTTCTGCTCATCGGAGCTGCTT TTGCCTTGGAGGACGACAAGATCGTCGGAGGGTATGAGTGCACGCCTCATTCCCAGGCCCATCAGGTGTCTCTGAACTCTGGCTACCACTTCTGTGGAGGCTCCCTGGTCAACGAGAACTGGGTTgtgtctgctgctcactgctacAAGTC cCGTGTGGAGGTGCGTATGGGCGAGCACAACCTCAGGGTCAATGAGGGAACCGAGCAGTACATCAGCTCCGCCCGTGTCATCCGCCACCCCAACTACAGCTCCTACAACATCAACAACGACATCATGCTGATCAAGCTGAGCAAGCCCGCCACCCTCAACCAGAACGTGAAGGCTGTGGCTCTGCCCACCAGCTGTGCCCCCGCTGGCACCATGTGCATCGTCTCTGGATGGGGAGACACCATGAGCTCCAGTGA TAACAAGCTGCAGTGCCTGGATCTCCCCATCCTGTCTTTCAGGGACTGTGATAACTCCTACCCTGGCCAGATCACTGATGCCATGTTCTGTGCTGGATAcctggagggaggaaaggactCTTGCCAG GGTGACTCCGGTGGCCCCGTCGTGTGCAACGGTGAGCTGCAGGGTGTTGTGTCCTGGGGCTACGGATGTGCTGAGAGGGGAAATCCTGGTGTCTACGCCAAG GTCTGCCTCTTCAACGACTGGCTGGAGGCCACCATGAGCAGCTACTAA
- the LOC133014476 gene encoding trypsin-1-like isoform X2, with protein MRSLVFVLLIGAACELFALEDDKIVGGYECTPHSQAHQVSLNSGYHFCGGSLVNENWVVSAAHCYKSRVEVRMGEHNLRVNEGTEQYISSARVIRHPNYSSYNINNDIMLIKLSKPATLNQNVKAVALPTSCAPAGTMCIVSGWGDTMSSTDSNKLQCLDLPILSFRDCDNSYPGQITDAMFCAGYLEGGKDSCQGDSGGPVVCNGELQGVVSWGYGCAERGNPGVYAKVCLFNDWLEATMSSY; from the exons ATGAGGTCTCTTGTCTTCGTTCTGCTCATCGGAGCTGCTTGTGAGTTGT TTGCCTTGGAGGACGACAAGATCGTCGGAGGGTATGAGTGCACGCCTCATTCCCAGGCCCATCAGGTGTCTCTGAACTCTGGCTACCACTTCTGTGGAGGCTCCCTGGTCAACGAGAACTGGGTTgtgtctgctgctcactgctacAAGTC cCGTGTGGAGGTGCGTATGGGCGAGCACAACCTCAGGGTCAATGAGGGAACCGAGCAGTACATCAGCTCCGCCCGTGTCATCCGCCACCCCAACTACAGCTCCTACAACATCAACAACGACATCATGCTGATCAAGCTGAGCAAGCCCGCCACCCTCAACCAGAACGTGAAGGCTGTGGCTCTGCCCACCAGCTGTGCCCCCGCTGGCACCATGTGCATCGTCTCTGGATGGGGAGACACCATGAGCTCCA CCGACAGTAACAAGCTGCAGTGCCTGGATCTCCCCATCCTGTCTTTCAGGGACTGTGATAACTCCTACCCTGGCCAGATCACTGATGCCATGTTCTGTGCTGGATAcctggagggaggaaaggactCTTGCCAG GGTGACTCCGGTGGCCCCGTCGTGTGCAACGGTGAGCTGCAGGGTGTTGTGTCCTGGGGCTACGGATGTGCTGAGAGGGGAAATCCTGGTGTCTACGCCAAG GTCTGCCTCTTCAACGACTGGCTGGAGGCCACCATGAGCAGCTACTAA
- the LOC133014476 gene encoding trypsin-1-like isoform X3, with product MRSLVFVLLIGAAFALEDDKIVGGYECTPHSQAHQVSLNSGYHFCGGSLVNENWVVSAAHCYKSRVEVRMGEHNLRVNEGTEQYISSARVIRHPNYSSYNINNDIMLIKLSKPATLNQNVKAVALPTSCAPAGTMCIVSGWGDTMSSTDSNKLQCLDLPILSFRDCDNSYPGQITDAMFCAGYLEGGKDSCQGDSGGPVVCNGELQGVVSWGYGCAERGNPGVYAKVCLFNDWLEATMSSY from the exons ATGAGGTCTCTTGTCTTCGTTCTGCTCATCGGAGCTGCTT TTGCCTTGGAGGACGACAAGATCGTCGGAGGGTATGAGTGCACGCCTCATTCCCAGGCCCATCAGGTGTCTCTGAACTCTGGCTACCACTTCTGTGGAGGCTCCCTGGTCAACGAGAACTGGGTTgtgtctgctgctcactgctacAAGTC cCGTGTGGAGGTGCGTATGGGCGAGCACAACCTCAGGGTCAATGAGGGAACCGAGCAGTACATCAGCTCCGCCCGTGTCATCCGCCACCCCAACTACAGCTCCTACAACATCAACAACGACATCATGCTGATCAAGCTGAGCAAGCCCGCCACCCTCAACCAGAACGTGAAGGCTGTGGCTCTGCCCACCAGCTGTGCCCCCGCTGGCACCATGTGCATCGTCTCTGGATGGGGAGACACCATGAGCTCCA CCGACAGTAACAAGCTGCAGTGCCTGGATCTCCCCATCCTGTCTTTCAGGGACTGTGATAACTCCTACCCTGGCCAGATCACTGATGCCATGTTCTGTGCTGGATAcctggagggaggaaaggactCTTGCCAG GGTGACTCCGGTGGCCCCGTCGTGTGCAACGGTGAGCTGCAGGGTGTTGTGTCCTGGGGCTACGGATGTGCTGAGAGGGGAAATCCTGGTGTCTACGCCAAG GTCTGCCTCTTCAACGACTGGCTGGAGGCCACCATGAGCAGCTACTAA